In the genome of Acidimicrobiia bacterium, the window CTCGACCTCGACGCCACCGTCGGCTTCGCCCGGTCGCTTCGGGTGTGACCCCTCAGCCCGGCAGCTTGTCGGCCAGCGTGTCGGCGAGCTCGATGTTGGGTGCCTCGGCGAGCAACCTGTCGGCGTTGGCCATGAGAGCAGCGGCGACACCTCCGCCGAGGTGCGCCTGGCGGCCTTCCTCGTGCGGGAAGGCGTCGAAGATGGCGAACGTGGTCGGCCCGAA includes:
- a CDS encoding antibiotic biosynthesis monooxygenase — encoded protein: MTEKAIFVRLEAKPETADEVAEFLAGALPVVEGEPDTVAWFAVRFGPTTFAIFDAFPHEEGRQAHLGGGVAAALMANADRLLAEAPNIELADTLADKLPG